ATTtattcggttttttttttacaaagcatgaaaataataaaatatatgtcattGAGGCgagcaagaaaaaaaaaccctgcataaatgttttaatcaaCCAACAATTCCAGACAAAGCCCCGTCCACGCATGTCTGCGACAAGTAGTTGAAGTAATCAAGAGACCCATCTGCTTCCGGTGCGCAGCTCATTGGACAATACATCCTTCCGGTGAGGTCACACTGGATGTAATGGTGCCGATCTCCAGCGATGCCATGAAACAGCCGTCCCGCGCTTATTTTGTCATGCGTACAAGGAGGTGAAAAGCGAGGACATGTCGGACAGCAGAGGAAACCGTTAACCTCATCGCCGCCATAGTTGGTGGAAGATGGCGGACGGACGATCGGAGAAAATGGAGTCGACCCCGACTGAGTTCCAGAACCGGAAGTCAGACAGGTAAGAATGTTCTGGTCCCAGACCTCACCCCCCGGACATGACATGAGCCAGGCCTTACCCCACACGTCACAATGGATAAACTTGGTGTTGTCCGCCTGATAGGTGAAAAAGAAACGTCCAGCCTGGAGATTTGCAAGCGTGCATGGGGAAGAATCCGTAGAGTTCTTCTTGCCAACTATACAAGATGACGAGGTGTTGCCGACACATTGCTGACAGGATTGGTAGTACGACTCGAACTGAGGACATTGTACGATGTAGAGCTTCCCTGACAAATCACACATAAGGTATTTTGTGACGTCTGTGGGATGGGGAAATTTCAAGACCCCCTTTTCCAGGTTTTCTTTGGTACAAGGATTGGGGAAGTTCCATTTCTCTATGTAAAAAAATACTAAGATATAAGTTTGTCACTGTTGTGAGGCATGAAATAATAATGGTTATCACTTTGCCCCAAAAACCACAAGCGTTAAAATCTATatctaatacatgtagcaaGCATACCTTTGCAGTTATCTGGGCATTCAATTCTTATTCCATCAACGTAGCACTTGACGGCtgtaagaagaagaagaaaagaaataagATTGTCCCCCCAAATAGATCTAAATTACACAGTCCCTAAGTACATTTTTCCCACTGACCCAAGCCCCCACTTACTGTGGTCTGTATGGTCCCCGTGGAAGggggtaatggtaatggtaCATCCCGTGCTGTCGGTGGCCTGGTTCTTGAGGGCGTCCACTAGGTTGATGAACAGGGTCTGGTCCACGGAGGAGTTGTGGAATACAGAGGTGGGGTTCCCGGGGGACACGGAGTTGATGGTCTCGTAGTAGCTCTCCCCGGGGTATGCGTTGCTGAAGGCTGTGTAGATGTTTCCCACCCCGCAAGTCATGTTTGTCTGATGAAAAATAAACCCATAGAGTTTTCATAACTTTGCTGTTAGCACAAAGTTATTAATTCTATATGCAGGCCAATTTGCAATACTGTTAAGAATTACAAgatatactctctctctctctctatatatatatatatatatatatatatatatatatatatatatatatatatatatatatatatatatatatatatatacacgtattCACAAAATACCTCATTGCCATTTAAACtcaaacgattttttaaattttattaaacagGAAATGTTATGGATACATCAATTAAGTAAAATGCTTAACTAATGATACCGCTGGTCGAATATGgggagtgtgtgtgtgtgtgtggttggggggggggcggggggggggggggggtgaggagTGTATCCAAAATCACGTTTGGTTGTAAAAAGGGATACAAGTCAAGGTTTCTTCTAAATTTGAAATCCCAAGTTTAGAATAATAGTTTGATTGCAACATAGAATGTTTTAATTACTCTAGTCATATGTGTTAAGaatagagttatctctcttccGGTAGCATGaaataattacataatttaCATACAATATCTAAAGGCGTGATACTGTTCTGCTGAGTACATCTATTATGAATCTTGATAGCCACAAGGCAGCAAGTGGCGAGGGtggttgaaaaaatataaagataatatGCAATTCAAGCAGAGCGAATAATATCACTCCCCCGATAAGAatcgtataacttttttatttaaacattgctTAGAGTAGTGCTACCTCTATCCTTCAACTTAAAAAAACCATGATTTGTGCCTGCATTATACagtaatttatattaaatgaacCGGTATTTCTCCTCGGgaagcaatttaaaaaaacttcgAAAGAAaagagtttcttttttttttggtattcttattttatttataatgttaacttgattttgttgtttattttgataaatattacgtcacaacatggatgTGTCCCATACCATCTTAGGAGTCtcgataataaaaataattgggATGTAAAGTCATAGCGTTAActtggtcccaaatttaacgcattttgaaatttattttttcaaagtgcgttgatttagTACCAAATTGACCGCTCtttgaaacatttttcaaagtgtgtAATGTATTAGAATTACTAGCCACATACCTCCAATGTGACTCCCGGAATCGACGTCAAAACAGCCAGTGGTGGACATTTCTCTATGACACAGCTAAATGTGCTGTTTATGTAAACGGGAGCTGAACAAAAATAGAGAGCATATTATTATAATGACAGCAGTTACTCGCGTGTCTTTTGCTAGCTAgatttaagacattttaaaatgttaatgattTAACGTGTATTACCTCGACAAGAACTCTGAATGAGTTCTTCTTTGAGTGCCCGTATTTCGTCATAGCCGGACACGGTGAACACGTGGGTACAAGACGGCGTGGAGGCCATGTAGTTGAGCTCACTGGTGTCAATCCTTGAACCTACGCCGACAGAAAACATTATGACGCCGCCACTTTTAGCGTTATCAGCAGCGTGTTGggtgttgatgacgtcatcagaCTGCCCGTCTGTAATGACGATGACAACTTTTGCTGCATTGGGACGACTGTACGTAAAAACGCTGTTTATTACCGATTGTAAAGCAGCCGCCGTGTTTGTAGATCCGGGATGGAAAGGCAAGTGCTGAATTGC
The nucleotide sequence above comes from Magallana gigas chromosome 2, xbMagGiga1.1, whole genome shotgun sequence. Encoded proteins:
- the LOC105331104 gene encoding uncharacterized protein gives rise to the protein MSGVLWVLTLGALVAGCWAVDQTRQPGALGASVVESVVSLIRESCLFADDKRFLRRLAYVQSRDGTDPKTYGRSNYHGGIWQVDQDKFRETQTTSGLQNEKNIIRNTFGINWDYVTWSDLRKPLYSGIAAALYTKLHSVVAWRIEDQANTYESLFQSSGGHNFTNLAQLLDQGCHGNEAIDLVFVVDSSNSLSSDDFTRAKYFMSNVVDAFNIASDKTRVSVITYSNSPRIEFHLSAHTSKTPLKNAIQHLPFHPGSTNTAAALQSVINSVFTYSRPNAAKVVIVITDGQSDDVINTQHAADNAKSGGVIMFSVGVGSRIDTSELNYMASTPSCTHVFTVSGYDEIRALKEELIQSSCRAPVYINSTFSCVIEKCPPLAVLTSIPGVTLETNMTCGVGNIYTAFSNAYPGESYYETINSVSPGNPTSVFHNSSVDQTLFINLVDALKNQATDSTGCTITITPFHGDHTDHTVKCYVDGIRIECPDNCKEKWNFPNPCTKENLEKGVLKFPHPTDVTKYLMCDLSGKLYIVQCPQFESYYQSCQQCVGNTSSSCIVGKKNSTDSSPCTLANLQAGRFFFTYQADNTKFIHCDVWGKAWLMSCPGGEVWDQNILTCLTSGSGTQSGSTPFSPIVRPPSSTNYGGDEVNGFLCCPTCPRFSPPCTHDKISAGRLFHGIAGDRHHYIQCDLTGRMYCPMSCAPEADGSLDYFNYLSQTCVDGALSGIVG